GTGTGAATTCATGCATTGCCTGAGGACATGTTTCCATTTATAGTGACCAACCTTGAATCTCTAAAACACTGTTCGTTTAGCCTAACACCCTCTGCTTGGGATCAGTAGAAAAACTGTAAAGTTAAGTGTATTAACAAAGCACAGATTATTAACAAGCAATGACTCAAATGCATAAGCCTTAAGTAACATGTTACATATGACCTAAGAGAAGTGCGCAATCAAGTTGGAAATTACAGAATATGGAAACATAAAAACATTAggatttaaataaaaacaaacacaacgAAGTAAAACTGGGCGTTTGAGCAGTTCTAGGAAGATAGGCACATTCTTTTGATTATCCTTTTCCAGCATTGGAACATTCACAGTTATTTGTCACAAGGACTGTTTATGTCTTTTTCCATGTTCTTTAGGAAATCAGCTGCAAAGAACAACAAAACAGATGGTTATACAAAGAAATCAGTCTGCCAACAGATAAAacataattgaaaagcattcacacacatttttttggggggggtaatgACATTGACAGACTTGAGTAGTCGATAAGGCAAGCACAGTGCTGATATTCCAGAACTCCAAGGGAAAACAGGTAACTCACCGTTTTTACTGTCTGCTTGACATAGTCCTTTCTGCTGGTCAGGTCATACTCTGGGTATGTGTCGTACACCTGGGACAGAGAAGTTGTTGCGTTAGAGACTTTTACAGGTAAACCAACCAACATTGTGATATCAAATCAGATATTTGAGAAGCAAACRTACTTTCTGGCAGATCTTCTTCATGGTCATCTCCTCCAGGTTGGCGTCTTTCAGCAGCCTCTTCACCGTCTCCTTTAGCTGCTCATCTGTAGGAGGCTTCTTGATCATCTTGATCAACGGCTCATCGTCATCCGAGCTGTCGAGTGCTGCTATTTAGGAAAACAAGCAGAGAAAAACATAACAATAAGCATTRGGCTACAGGTTGCCAATGACGTATGAAACGTGCTATAAAAGTACATCTACAGATTCTTACCATTGCCCTTGTYGGCAGTCTTTTTCTGTTTGTTACTGCTGCTGTCTGCTTTCTTGGTCTTAGCCAGTGCTGCCCTCTTAGCTGACGGTTTATTTTTTGGCTGAGGACAAGTCAATCCATGAGTTAATTCCATTGGTTCAAGATAAAAAGACAAATGGGTAAAAACCCTATCGAGATATTAGACATGATCTGTTACATAATTACATACAAATATGAACACAAACCCAAACTGTTGACTTTTGTATTCACAAGACTTGCTGTGAGTTTAGCAAATCCAGAATCAGAGACAGATTGACAGAAGAATCTCACCTTCTCAACTTcactctcgctgtctttctcatcctcatcctcatcMTCCTTGTCTGAATCAGACTCAGACTGGTCGGAGTCTTTCGTTTTCTTTTTGGCAGGAGCTGCCTTCTTTGCTGGTTGCGCGCGCTTCTTGGCAGGTGTTCTCTTGCCCTTGRCTGCTGGATTTGACTTGGGATCCTGATTGGTAGGAGAGAAGGGACTGTGGTTAATCTTTGAGTGACAGAACAGGTTGACTGTTCCCTTTTATAGTTCTAGAATATTTATATAGTGCCACTAGTATTGTCCAAGACCAAATAGGGGAAAATACATTTCCAATGGACAATACCTATCAGTTTACATTACAACATTTCAGTTCTGCTCACCTCATCGCCGTAGTCTTCAGAATCATCGGTATCTTCATCRGTCGTCACCTTTTCCCGCTTTCCTGCTTTCCAGCTCTTCTTTTCGGCGTCTGACTCGTCTTGTTCTACTGTGACTCCTTGCTCttcgtcgtcgtcgtcgtcatcatcctcatcactgCTAGAATCAGTGACGATGGCTTTGGACTTGCTCTCTGCTTTGACCTTCCGGGGACTGCTGGATGTACTCCTGGCCTTAGCCTTGGTCTTGCTCTTAGAGTCTTTGGTTGAGATATTCTTCTtagacttcttcttcttctttgagaTAACAGGCTGCAGATGKGAAGGATTTTGTATTCGGTTTGACAAGACAACAAACTCAAGAAATGTGTATCTAGCTAAAGAGCAGTCACTACATGAAAACTGTCctcaacagtttttttgaaaaataaaGAAGACCTTTAACKCACCTTTCCTGATATTCTGGGACTCATGAGGAAAGTTATGATCCTGTCGATGAGGACTGACTGGTTTCCACCCTTCTCCAGGTCCAACACTTTACAGATGGTCCTCAACCKTACGCATGTTATCCTGAATCAGAGCACACAAATACTAGTCATTAGTTTGCTTGTTTATTGTGCAATAATAGAGTACGTTTGATCCACAACAATAGTTCAGATAATGTTTAAACATGTTACTTCATTAAAGCCGTtcgatgcagtttatcatagcacaCTGCGCTTTATTACAGGCGAcaattttagtactcatcacttcattctctaccagaaagttagTTGGCCCTCTGATGTCAAGTtacgtaggttgatacattgcYGTTTTCATTTATAAACAAAAAGTCCACTGTACCAAACATAATTACTCAACTTTAGACACAAGTTACCTGAACCTGtctcagggatggttaactctggaaattcctttggtYCCTACTGAGTtgggtaaatcagcttttagttcttGCAccttgtggaacaatcttcaaaatgttctaaaaCTGGATGTGTTGGTGCCTCTAGTGCAATTCaaaaagctgattgaggacctttttaCTGATGAATGTTAATTTCTAATGACCgtgtttctttctgcttgcatttatattttgacGTTTGTATTTGCTGTCATTTATTTAATTCAGGACTCATCTGTaaaagacaccttggtctcagtatgattCCCTGATAAAGGTWaaaaaatatatatacagtaccagtcaaaagtctgtacacctactcattcaagggtttttctttatttttactattttctacattgtaaaataatagtgaagacatcaaaactatgaaataacacatatggaagcatgtagtaaccaaagaaagtgttaaacaaatcaaaatatatttgagattcttcaaagtagccaccctttgccaagagagtgcaaagctgttaaggcattctctcaaccagcttcacctggaatgcatttccaacagtcttgaaggagttcctacatatgctgagcacttgttggctgcttcccttcactctgcggtccaactcatgccaaaccatcttagattgggttgaggtcaagtgattgtggaggccaggtcatctgatccagcactccaccactctcctccttggtcaaataacccttacacagcctggaggtcattgtcctgttgaaaaacaaatgatagtgccactaagcccaaaccagatgggatggcgtatcgctgcagaattctgtggtagctatgctggttaagtgcaccttgaatcacagacagtgtcaccagcagagcaccctcacacctccatgcttcaaggtgggaaccacacatgcggagattatccgttcacctactctgcgtctcacaaagacacagcggttggcgccaaaaatctcaaatttggactcatcagaccaaaggacagatttccactggtctaatgtYcattgcttgtgtttcttggcccaagctagtctcttcttattggtgtcctttagtagtggtttctttgcagcaattggaccatgaaggcctgattcacgcagtctcctctgaacagtttatgttgaggtgtgtctgttacttgaagtctgtgaagcatttatttgggcaaaaTGTCTCaggtgtagttaactctaatgaacttatcctctgcagcagaggtaactctggaacttcctttcctgtggtggtcctcatgagagacagtttcatgatagcgcttgatggcttttgcaactgcacttgaagaaacKTTCAAAGTTCTTGATGGACTGttgattctctttgcttatttgagctgttcttgccataatatggacWtggtcttttaccaaatagggctatcttctgtataccacccctaccttgtcacaacacaaatgattagCTCAAAMgcattaaggaaagaaattccacaaatgaacttttaacaaggcacacctgttaattgaaatgcattccaggtgactacctcatgaagctggttgagagaaagccaagagtgtgcaaagctatcatcaaggcaaagggtggctactttgaagaatctcaaatatattttgatttgtttaacactttcttggttactacatgattccatatgtgttattttatagttgatgtattcactattagaaaataaaataaaaattaaaaacttgaatgactaggtgtgtccaaacttttgactggtacggtataaACGCTACTACTGTTGTTTCACAAGTCCTAACTGCGCAACCCTCTCCTTCTTACTTCatcatcctctccttcttctttatATAGGGATCACTGTCAACCTCGAACGGGAAGCCATTGAACAGCCGCATATTTTTCCTCATYGTGGCAATCTGAGGAAAGAACCACCAATAATGACAACCGACTAACAACAACAACTCTAGTGTTGTTTTACCCACACAGGGGTGTCCATTGTGACATTACTCAGCCTTTAAAAAAAGTGTAAGATACACTTACCTTACCTGGCATATCAAAGAGAATTGTATGAAGCGGTTTCAGATCTGGAACCTTCAGCTTTCCRAGGTGGTGGTTCACTCTCGCAATGTCTCCTAATTTATCTCCGCCACCTGAGAGGGAGTGAAAACATTAGGGTTGTACTGTTAAATAATGAGCTGACTACTGAGGGCAAAATGGTGGAGGAAGCATTATATGGGATCCCAGCGGGGCTGGTACATGATACCGTTGCATCCCAATAGACTACGAGACTGATGAGAACTTATTTACAGGCTTCATTCTGTCTCATGTCAACAAAACTTTGGAAAAGTTCTCTGTGCACATCTATAGCCTTTGGTGATAGGCATGTCTGAGGATGCTCCATCTTACCATTTTCAACTTTCAGCACCTTYGCAGGTTTTGCAACCTGGAAATCAAGTCTTTGCACcatctttttctccctcttcccttcaACTATTTGAGATAGAGCTGCAAGAAGAACATAACAGGTCAAATATAATTCAGTGCTGCTGGCTTCATCAACTGTAGCAAACCAGGCCTCTGTRYATGCAATAACTAACAAGTTGGACCCATGCAAAGCTGAGGAAGGTAAAGGAAGGATGATAACTARCTAGATACCTGTACTGAACTATAAATTAACAGTGTAGGCCTATTTTGAGCAAAACGGGTTCATAAACATCATTGACTTATCATACTTATGTCTCTACTCATTTCATTCCGTGGTTTTCTGGCCTTTTCTGGTGAGTCCGCCAGGTATTCAACCTTTGGTTCTTTCTCTAMCTCATCCGACAGGGGACAAACCTCCATCTTTTCATCCATTGTTTCAGTCATGTCAGTGCACTTTGTAACATTTGCTGCCCTGTTTTGGGAAGAAAGTAGTTCCACCATCAGTTTAGCCAGATATCCCTGGAGAAGCACCTGACTATAGTCCCTCCTTTTTATGYGAATAATATAACTAAAAACATTAAGCTAACGTTASCTAGTCAACAACTTTCCATCGGACTTGACAATGGCATGTCTGAGAACATTGTTAGATAGTTAA
This region of Salvelinus sp. IW2-2015 linkage group LG6.1, ASM291031v2, whole genome shotgun sequence genomic DNA includes:
- the dek gene encoding protein DEK isoform X2 → MTETMDEKMEVCPLSDEXEKEPKVEYLADSPEKARKPRNEMSRDITLSQIVEGKREKKMVQRLDFQVAKPAKVLKVENGGGDKLGDIARVNHHLGKLKVPDLKPLHTILFDMPGKIATMRKNMRLFNGFPFEVDSDPYIKKKERMMKITCVRLRTICKVLDLEKGGNQSVLIDRIITFLMSPRISGKPVISKKKKKSKKNISTKDSKSKTKAKARSTSSSPRKVKAESKSKAIVTDSSSDEDDDDDDDEEQGVTVEQDESDAEKKSWKAGKREKVTTDEDTDDSEDYGDEDPKSNPAXKGKRTPAKKRAQPAKKAAPAKKKTKDSDQSESDSDKXDEDEDEKDSESEVEKPKNKPSAKRAALAKTKKADSSSNKQKKTABKGNALDSSDDDEPLIKMIKKPPTDEQLKETVKRLLKDANLEEMTMKKICQKVYDTYPEYDLTSRKDYVKQTVKTLIS
- the dek gene encoding protein DEK isoform X1, with the protein product MTETMDEKMEVCPLSDEXEKEPKVEYLADSPEKARKPRNEMSRDITLSQIVEGKREKKMVQRLDFQVAKPAKVLKVENGGGDKLGDIARVNHHLGKLKVPDLKPLHTILFDMPGKIATMRKNMRLFNGFPFEVDSDPYIKKKERMMKITCVRLRTICKVLDLEKGGNQSVLIDRIITFLMSPRISGKPVISKKKKKSKKNISTKDSKSKTKAKARSTSSSPRKVKAESKSKAIVTDSSSDEDDDDDDDEEQGVTVEQDESDAEKKSWKAGKREKVTTDEDTDDSEDYGDEDPKSNPAXKGKRTPAKKRAQPAKKAAPAKKKTKDSDQSESDSDKXDEDEDEKDSESEVEKPKNKPSAKRAALAKTKKADSSSNKQKKTABKGNAALDSSDDDEPLIKMIKKPPTDEQLKETVKRLLKDANLEEMTMKKICQKVYDTYPEYDLTSRKDYVKQTVKTLIS